The Methanocalculus alkaliphilus sequence CTTCTCTTCATCGAGACCTGATATTTTCCCGGATGGAAAGAAAACAGATCTGTGCAAACATAAATTATCTGACGTATGGAGAGAAAACCAGGAGATTTATTCTAAATATGCCAATTGTAACCTGTGTAACCTTGGATGTGTTGTAGAATCCGCATGGTCGACGTACGATTTGAACTTTGTATTAAATGACAGTTTTCGTGGTACGATTTTACCAACAATGAAAAGAGTGAACGAGCGAAATGCCGGAAGGAGATAATCCCAAATCCCTGGCAGTGTCCTAATTAACAATACTTAATAACTGTATGAAAAAATATGCAATATGCCTCCTCAGCAAACCGCATGGTTAGATCGCCAGAGAGTCTTCCGGCATCGAAGGCGGCGATGGGGATGCTGGAGCTGGCCGATCTCAGGTTATAGGCGTCAACAGCGGGTTTGATTGCTGGAAGCGCTTTTCCTGCGAGAATCCTCCGGACTAGTGCTTC is a genomic window containing:
- a CDS encoding phenylalanine--tRNA ligase beta subunit-related protein, whose protein sequence is MELGVDPTKTRPAFEALVRRILAGKALPAIKPAVDAYNLRSASSSIPIAAFDAGRLSGDLTMRFAEEAYCIFFHTVIKYC